From the Carassius carassius chromosome 45, fCarCar2.1, whole genome shotgun sequence genome, one window contains:
- the LOC132126985 gene encoding asialoglycoprotein receptor 1-like — translation MFGHVNDSMDKGSIMDLEDTVEKVADIYVSAGAVRDMKHKKDKEDFDTQTLKTQASQNTGSDSVKSRNSRAAVVCLVLLCVLLLAAVIVLCVIFTQERQQLLSKNENLTNEREQLILKNTNLTNEREQLKLKNTNLTNEREQLILKNTNLTNEREQLKLKNTNLTNEREQLILMNKNLTNERELLRSELLICVGWIFYQSSFYYMSNEKKNWTESRRDCQKRGADLIIINNKEEYDFIQNKSGAAAVYIGLTDIEVEGNWKWVDGSNLTSGFSSWAPEQPDGGKQVNEDCVMTVAVALKEFSNLVGWHDVACNKTFKWICEKRTSRTF, via the exons ATGTTTGGGCATGTGAATGATAGTATGGATAAAGGCTCGATAATGGACTTAGAAGACACAGTAGAGAAGGTAGCTGATATTTATGTGAGTGCCGGGGCTGTAAGAGATATGAAACATAAGAAAGACAAAGAGGACTTTGACACCCAAACACTGAAAACCCAAGCATCTCAAAACACAG GAAGTGATTCAGTGAAGAGCAGAAACTCCAGAGCAGCTGTAGTGTGTTTGGTTCTGCTGTGTGTTCTTCTGCTGGCTGCAGTCATAGTGCTGTGTGTCATCTTCACTCAAGAGAGACAACAGCTCTTATCCAAGAATGAAAACCTGACCAATGAGAGAGAGCAGCTGATACTCAAGAACACAAACCTGACCAATGAGAGAGAGCAGCTGAAGCTCAAGAACACAAACCTGACCAATGAGAGAGAGCAGCTAATCCTCAAGAACACAAACCTGACCAATGAGAGAGAGCAGCTGAAGCTCAAGAACACAAATCTGACCAATGAGAGAGAGCAGCTGATACTCATGAACAAAAATCTGACCAATGAGAGAGAGCTGCTAAGAAGTGAACTTCTGATTTGTG ttgGATGGATTTTCTATCAATCCAGTTTTTACTACATGTCCaatgagaagaagaactggactgagaGCAGACGAGACTGCCAGAAGAGAGGAGCAGATCtgatcatcataaacaacaaagagGAATAT GATTTTATTCAGAACAAGTCTGGTGCTGCTGCAGTTTATATTGGTCTGACTGACATTGAAGTGGAGGGCAACTGGAAATGGGTTGATGGCAGCAATCTGACCTCTGG TTTCAGCTCCTGGGCACCTGAACAGCCAGATGGAGGCAAACAAGTAAACGAGGACTGTGTTATGACTGTAGCTGTGGCTCTGAAAGAGTTTTCTAATTTAGTAGGGTGGCATGATGTTGCAtgtaataaaacttttaaatggaTCTGTGAGAAGAGGACTTCACGCACCTTTTGA